A stretch of Paludisphaera borealis DNA encodes these proteins:
- a CDS encoding serine hydrolase domain-containing protein, whose translation MRLTTGAILLHVVFGASLARAQDAPRPPGTVKAEATTGSASAGVDSYVLGLMQKRHIPGVSVAVVLDGKVVLAKGYGLANVELQVPATENTVYQLASVTKTFTATAIMMLVKDGKLTLDDKITARLSDLPAAWEKVTVRHLLSHTSGIKSYTSVKDFFKTARKDYAQREIIDLVAKEPLEFVPGEKWNYSNTGYFLLGMLIEKVAGKPYGEFMAERIFKPLGMARTRVNDLRAIIPNRAQGYEWDGKELKNGEYVSPTQPFSAGMLVSTVSDLVKWDASLANHTLLDEATLQQMWTATRLAKGEAGYGFGWGIDKVNGHRHVSHGGGIPGFSTELARFPDDKLTVIVLTNSDGGHAGALARGIAGRFVPALEEKAAEPIADKDGKTTERLRLMLEGALKGEVDLELFTDTAKKALVPHIKEGKDKLAPLGALKTFELLERKENDGALQLRYRAVLEKETLKVFIALDKSGKIQGLGLQPED comes from the coding sequence ATGAGACTCACGACGGGCGCGATTCTTCTCCATGTGGTTTTCGGTGCGTCGTTGGCCCGGGCTCAGGATGCGCCTCGGCCGCCTGGGACGGTCAAGGCCGAGGCGACGACGGGCTCTGCTTCGGCCGGCGTCGACTCTTATGTATTGGGCCTGATGCAGAAGCGCCACATCCCGGGCGTTTCAGTCGCCGTCGTGCTGGACGGGAAAGTGGTGCTGGCGAAAGGGTACGGCCTGGCGAACGTCGAACTCCAGGTTCCGGCGACGGAGAACACCGTCTATCAACTCGCCTCGGTGACCAAGACGTTCACCGCGACCGCGATCATGATGCTCGTGAAGGATGGGAAACTCACGCTCGACGACAAGATCACGGCGCGACTTTCGGATCTCCCGGCGGCCTGGGAAAAAGTGACTGTCCGCCATCTGCTGAGTCATACATCAGGAATCAAGAGTTATACGTCCGTTAAGGATTTCTTCAAGACGGCGCGTAAGGACTACGCCCAGCGCGAGATCATCGATCTGGTGGCGAAGGAGCCGCTGGAATTCGTGCCGGGCGAGAAGTGGAACTACAGCAATACGGGCTACTTCTTGCTGGGGATGCTCATCGAGAAGGTGGCCGGCAAGCCGTACGGGGAGTTCATGGCCGAGCGCATCTTCAAGCCGCTCGGCATGGCGCGGACGCGCGTCAACGATCTCCGGGCCATCATCCCCAACCGCGCGCAAGGGTATGAGTGGGACGGCAAGGAGCTGAAGAACGGGGAGTACGTCAGCCCGACCCAGCCGTTCTCGGCGGGCATGCTCGTCTCGACCGTCAGCGACCTGGTCAAGTGGGACGCCTCCCTCGCCAACCACACCTTGCTCGACGAGGCGACCTTGCAACAGATGTGGACCGCGACTCGACTGGCCAAGGGGGAGGCGGGCTACGGTTTCGGATGGGGGATCGACAAGGTGAACGGCCACCGACACGTCTCGCACGGCGGCGGGATCCCGGGCTTCTCCACCGAACTCGCCCGCTTCCCGGACGACAAGCTGACCGTGATCGTCCTGACCAACTCGGACGGCGGCCACGCGGGCGCGCTCGCCCGTGGAATCGCCGGCCGGTTCGTACCGGCGCTCGAAGAGAAGGCCGCGGAGCCGATCGCCGACAAGGACGGCAAGACCACCGAGCGTCTCCGGCTCATGCTCGAAGGAGCGCTGAAGGGCGAGGTCGATCTCGAACTCTTCACGGACACGGCCAAGAAAGCGCTCGTCCCGCACATCAAGGAAGGCAAGGACAAGCTCGCCCCGCTCGGCGCTTTGAAGACGTTCGAACTCCTGGAGCGGAAAGAAAACGACGGCGCCTTGCAGTTGCGCTATCGAGCGGTCCTCGAGAAAGAGACGCTCAAAGTCTTCATCGCTCTCGACAAGTCCGGCAAAATCCAGGGCCTGGGGCTCCAACCCGAGGACTGA
- a CDS encoding YdeI/OmpD-associated family protein yields MDPIFFETPEDFRAWLAENHATADRLLVGFYKKGLGRKRLTWPESVDEALCYGWIDGVRKGIDAESYTIRFTPRKKGSVWSTVNIARIQALTELGRMQPNGLAAFEARKEDRSGIYSHEQGDVEMPEPYLGLLREDPAAWKFYEKQPASYRKAVNWWVASAKKEETRRKRLNSLAAYSARGERVPQFTWRKASG; encoded by the coding sequence ATGGACCCCATCTTCTTCGAAACGCCCGAGGACTTCCGGGCTTGGCTCGCCGAGAACCACGCCACGGCGGATCGCCTCCTGGTCGGCTTCTACAAAAAGGGTTTGGGACGGAAGCGTCTCACCTGGCCGGAATCGGTGGACGAGGCCCTCTGCTACGGGTGGATCGACGGCGTCCGGAAGGGCATCGACGCCGAGAGCTACACGATCCGGTTCACGCCGCGTAAGAAGGGCAGCGTCTGGAGCACCGTGAACATCGCCCGGATCCAGGCCCTGACCGAATTGGGCCGCATGCAGCCGAACGGCCTGGCGGCGTTCGAGGCCCGGAAGGAGGACCGGTCGGGCATCTACTCCCATGAGCAGGGGGACGTCGAAATGCCCGAGCCGTACCTGGGCCTCCTGCGGGAGGACCCGGCGGCCTGGAAGTTCTATGAAAAGCAGCCCGCGTCCTACCGCAAGGCGGTCAACTGGTGGGTCGCGAGCGCCAAGAAGGAAGAAACGCGACGGAAGCGGCTGAACTCGCTGGCAGCGTACTCGGCCCGGGGCGAGCGGGTGCCGCAGTTTACGTGGAGGAAGGCTTCGGGGTGA
- a CDS encoding HD domain-containing protein, whose protein sequence is MADERIRRQIAFLAAQLMYHRTESEYFTAKRKAAKQLGVEYRFRPADLPSNAEIRDQIQAMARIHEGPKRLDHLRDMRFEALRLMRKLARFRPRLIGSVWTGHVRQGSDIDIHIFSDSQAIVTDVLQEFGLEYEVEHKRIVKYGEERVFTHIHIDDRFPYELTLYPEDKVHYVFKSSITGQPIERASIAELEAALKAENPDVDLDFEVERVEDQIDRFELYRMLLRPLEGVKQSPKHHPEGDALYHSLQVFELARDERGYDEEFLLAALLHDVGKAIDPADHVVAGLQALEGTITQRTETLIALHMDALAYRDGSLGARARSRLEQSEEFDDLMLLRELDSRGRQPGAIVCELEEALDYIRDLAEEYEE, encoded by the coding sequence ATGGCTGACGAACGCATCCGGCGGCAGATCGCCTTTCTCGCCGCCCAGCTCATGTATCATCGGACCGAGTCCGAGTACTTCACCGCGAAACGCAAAGCCGCCAAGCAGCTCGGGGTCGAGTATCGATTCCGGCCGGCCGACCTGCCGTCGAACGCCGAGATCCGCGATCAGATCCAGGCGATGGCCCGGATTCACGAGGGGCCGAAGCGGCTCGATCACCTGCGCGACATGCGCTTCGAGGCCCTGCGCCTCATGCGCAAGCTCGCCCGGTTCCGCCCCCGGTTGATCGGCAGCGTCTGGACGGGGCACGTCCGGCAAGGGTCGGACATCGACATCCACATCTTCTCCGACAGCCAGGCGATCGTCACCGACGTCCTTCAGGAATTCGGACTGGAGTACGAAGTCGAGCACAAGCGGATCGTCAAGTACGGCGAGGAGCGGGTTTTCACCCACATCCATATCGACGACCGCTTCCCGTACGAGCTGACCTTGTACCCCGAGGACAAGGTGCATTACGTCTTCAAAAGCTCGATCACCGGCCAGCCGATCGAGCGGGCGTCGATCGCCGAGCTGGAGGCCGCGTTGAAGGCCGAAAACCCCGACGTCGATCTCGATTTCGAGGTCGAACGGGTCGAGGATCAGATCGACCGCTTCGAGTTGTATCGCATGTTGCTTCGCCCTCTCGAAGGGGTCAAGCAGAGCCCGAAGCATCACCCCGAGGGAGACGCGCTCTACCACAGCTTGCAGGTCTTCGAGCTGGCCCGCGACGAGCGGGGGTACGACGAGGAGTTCCTGCTGGCCGCCCTGTTGCACGACGTCGGCAAGGCGATCGACCCGGCCGACCACGTCGTCGCCGGCCTCCAGGCCCTTGAGGGGACGATCACCCAGCGCACCGAGACCCTCATCGCGCTGCACATGGACGCCCTCGCCTACCGCGACGGCTCCCTCGGCGCCCGCGCCCGGTCGCGGCTCGAACAGTCCGAGGAATTCGACGACCTGATGCTGCTCCGCGAACTCGACTCCCGAGGCCGCCAGCCCGGCGCGATCGTCTGCGAACTGGAAGAGGCGCTCGACTACATCCGCGATCTGGCCGAAGAATACGAGGAGTAA
- a CDS encoding DUF1559 domain-containing protein yields MQRARTRGFTLIELLVVIAIIAVLIALLLPAVQAAREAARRIQCTNNLKQLGLALANYESSQSVLPMSVVVATTKTGTGFWSNGWSAQARLLPFIEQENAFNLINFTLSYSQPANTTVPQMTIAGFICPSEIKPQPKPTATAQYGVLNYNVNVGDWYVFGGVGSAPSRGAFSPNRSRRLAEFTDGLSNTLISSEVKTYQGFLTSCSLSTVLEPGSMPSPAADPYAAVPEYLSGACTYKTTGHAEWVDGASTETGFTTAWPPNKVVQGGPNANSAEVDLISKGEKAGGPTYAAIISRSYHPGGVNVLFGDGSVHFIKSSINGDTWRSLGSVSGGEVVSSDSY; encoded by the coding sequence ATGCAACGAGCGCGTACACGAGGTTTCACGCTGATCGAACTGCTTGTGGTGATCGCCATCATCGCCGTCTTGATCGCGCTGCTGTTGCCGGCGGTGCAGGCGGCTCGTGAGGCGGCGAGGCGGATTCAGTGCACGAACAACCTGAAGCAGCTCGGGCTGGCGCTCGCCAATTACGAGAGCAGCCAGAGCGTCCTGCCGATGTCGGTGGTCGTGGCCACGACCAAGACCGGGACGGGGTTCTGGTCGAACGGCTGGAGCGCTCAGGCTCGCTTGCTCCCGTTCATCGAGCAGGAGAATGCGTTCAACCTGATCAATTTCACGCTGTCTTACTCGCAGCCGGCCAACACGACGGTGCCGCAGATGACGATTGCCGGGTTCATCTGCCCGAGCGAGATCAAGCCCCAGCCGAAGCCGACGGCCACGGCTCAGTACGGGGTCCTGAATTACAACGTGAACGTGGGCGATTGGTACGTCTTCGGCGGCGTCGGCTCGGCTCCGAGTCGAGGCGCGTTCAGCCCGAATCGAAGCCGTCGCTTGGCCGAATTCACCGACGGCCTGAGCAACACGCTGATCTCTTCCGAAGTCAAGACGTACCAGGGATTTCTGACCAGTTGCTCGCTGTCGACGGTCCTTGAGCCCGGCTCCATGCCCTCGCCGGCCGCCGACCCCTACGCGGCCGTGCCGGAATACCTCTCCGGGGCTTGCACCTACAAGACGACCGGGCACGCCGAGTGGGTCGACGGCGCCTCGACGGAGACCGGCTTTACAACGGCTTGGCCGCCGAACAAGGTCGTCCAGGGGGGCCCCAATGCCAACTCGGCCGAGGTCGACCTGATCAGCAAGGGCGAGAAGGCCGGCGGCCCCACCTATGCGGCGATCATCTCGCGCAGCTACCACCCCGGCGGCGTCAACGTCCTCTTCGGCGACGGCTCGGTCCACTTCATCAAGAGCAGCATCAACGGCGACACCTGGCGTTCACTCGGCAGCGTCAGCGGCGGTGAGGTCGTCAGTTCCGACTCGTACTGA
- a CDS encoding HEAT repeat domain-containing protein codes for MYQPFATDRIALDSPDVASMSRNGHVREAAVRRLAKSTDGSEVPFLLVCVNDWVSPVREAALAALQARLRPEYAGHFVRNLPLVIRLADCGRHDHAPFVAAVLDQLRAPESRPALLEGLTSADRAVRRLCFRLAIETADIPRLEFLGQAIRDDDPSVRLWAARTAGSTLGLEDYLDLTAVMARDRFMPVRRQALVGLVEMSPEHVEPVLRASLLDPHVSIREIARYHLAKSGGFDARSFYRAAVYEGRLKNLSSALAGLGETGTREDAKLVEPWLSQPNTKIRRAAARALGRLDGDSHIDDLLRALEDDRPNVSRAAKDALRGRLRLIAPERLWQVFERDRRSHARRHSLGLLAGLGKWERLPYLIRACSDDDPEIAARAHRLIADWFARFNRSFTPPSPENLRRISTALETYGPAMEPEAVMRLREYLKGW; via the coding sequence TTGTATCAACCGTTCGCGACCGACCGGATTGCTCTGGACTCGCCGGACGTCGCCAGCATGAGCCGCAACGGCCACGTCCGAGAGGCAGCCGTGCGACGGCTGGCGAAAAGCACCGACGGCTCCGAAGTCCCGTTCCTGCTCGTTTGCGTCAACGACTGGGTCTCTCCGGTGCGTGAGGCGGCCCTCGCCGCCCTCCAGGCGCGGCTCCGTCCCGAATACGCCGGGCATTTCGTCCGCAACCTCCCGCTCGTGATCCGGCTCGCCGATTGCGGCCGGCACGACCACGCGCCGTTCGTCGCCGCCGTCCTTGATCAGCTTCGGGCCCCGGAGTCTCGCCCGGCCCTGCTGGAGGGTCTTACTTCCGCCGACCGGGCCGTCCGGCGGCTCTGCTTCCGCCTGGCGATCGAGACGGCCGACATCCCTCGGCTGGAGTTTCTCGGACAAGCGATCCGGGACGACGACCCGAGCGTCCGCCTCTGGGCGGCCCGGACGGCCGGTTCGACGCTCGGCCTTGAGGACTATCTCGACCTGACGGCCGTGATGGCGCGCGATCGGTTCATGCCGGTGCGCCGGCAGGCTCTCGTCGGGCTGGTTGAGATGTCGCCCGAGCATGTCGAGCCCGTCCTCAGGGCCTCGCTGCTCGACCCGCACGTCTCGATCCGGGAGATCGCCCGCTACCACCTGGCGAAGTCCGGCGGATTCGACGCCCGGTCGTTCTATCGCGCGGCAGTTTACGAAGGCCGCCTGAAGAACCTCTCCTCCGCCCTCGCCGGCCTCGGAGAGACGGGAACCCGCGAGGACGCCAAACTGGTCGAGCCGTGGCTGTCTCAACCCAACACGAAGATCCGCCGCGCCGCCGCCCGAGCCCTGGGCCGGCTCGATGGCGATTCCCACATCGACGACTTGCTCCGAGCCCTTGAGGACGACCGGCCGAACGTCAGCCGCGCGGCCAAGGACGCCCTCCGAGGGCGGCTCCGCTTGATCGCCCCGGAACGGCTCTGGCAGGTGTTCGAACGGGATCGCCGTTCCCATGCGCGCCGCCATTCCCTGGGCTTGCTGGCCGGACTGGGGAAATGGGAACGACTCCCCTATCTCATCCGAGCGTGCTCCGACGATGATCCGGAGATCGCGGCGCGAGCGCATCGGCTCATCGCGGACTGGTTCGCGCGATTCAATCGCTCTTTCACCCCGCCGTCGCCGGAGAACCTCCGTCGTATCTCGACCGCTCTGGAGACGTACGGTCCAGCCATGGAGCCCGAGGCCGTAATGCGGCTTCGAGAGTATCTCAAAGGCTGGTAG
- a CDS encoding cupin domain-containing protein, whose amino-acid sequence MNGLTNLFAEIPAEPPEELLQTLLHAPGVRIERIVSFGHASPEGFWYDQETAEWVLLLTGGARLRFEGEEPIDLRSGAFVNIPAHTRHRVEWTDPSQPTVWLAIHYDST is encoded by the coding sequence GTGAACGGTCTCACGAACCTGTTCGCCGAGATTCCCGCCGAGCCGCCCGAGGAACTGTTGCAGACGCTCCTTCACGCGCCGGGAGTTCGCATCGAGCGGATCGTCTCATTCGGCCACGCTTCGCCCGAAGGGTTCTGGTACGATCAGGAGACGGCCGAATGGGTGCTGTTGCTGACCGGTGGGGCCAGGCTGAGATTCGAAGGGGAGGAGCCGATCGACCTGCGGTCGGGCGCGTTCGTCAACATCCCCGCCCACACGCGACACCGGGTCGAGTGGACCGACCCGAGCCAGCCGACGGTCTGGCTGGCGATCCATTACGATTCGACGTGA
- a CDS encoding sigma-70 family RNA polymerase sigma factor, giving the protein MPHATDLNATIDEVLRGDKDSFRKIIRDFSLFLRSFIAAHVHQMDVVDDLAQDVFIAAFRNLHEFRRDEDFGAWLRGIARNKVYEYFRNSSRRHKAMERFHEEVSRLIESKFEEVVSNDRSESIEVLLQCIGRLPDRMRRVVRSGLDGHKPVELAGELGTTVGAVYRLQYRANHLLRTCMQKALE; this is encoded by the coding sequence ATGCCTCATGCCACGGATCTCAACGCCACGATCGACGAAGTACTCCGTGGCGACAAAGACTCGTTTCGAAAGATCATTCGCGATTTCAGCTTGTTCTTGCGGAGCTTCATCGCGGCTCACGTCCACCAGATGGACGTCGTCGACGACCTAGCACAGGACGTCTTCATCGCGGCGTTCCGGAACCTGCATGAGTTCCGTCGCGACGAGGACTTCGGGGCCTGGCTTAGGGGGATCGCCCGGAACAAGGTCTACGAGTACTTCCGCAACTCGTCGCGTCGCCACAAGGCGATGGAACGATTCCATGAGGAGGTTTCTCGGCTGATCGAGTCGAAGTTTGAGGAAGTGGTCTCCAACGATCGCTCGGAGTCGATCGAGGTGCTTTTGCAGTGCATCGGGCGACTTCCCGATCGGATGCGCCGGGTCGTGCGATCCGGGCTCGACGGGCACAAGCCCGTCGAACTCGCCGGCGAGCTTGGTACGACGGTGGGCGCGGTCTATCGCCTTCAGTATCGGGCGAACCATTTGCTGCGAACCTGCATGCAGAAGGCGTTGGAATAA
- a CDS encoding LamG domain-containing protein, which translates to MADQIRHASLFGLRPTTEDLAQASQKRYVHALLLELTAYERYSLNKPASIRFLRRWPLNDNVGTDLFSDKLYIPWRWHHVVAQTNGASMDLYVDGVKSHSAPVEGGPSNLLCELAVGRLTSEPSAPKGSRSFVGRLDELAVYDRPLTSQEIRLHYELAKPELPAE; encoded by the coding sequence ATGGCCGACCAGATCCGCCATGCCTCGCTCTTTGGACTTCGCCCGACGACGGAGGACCTCGCGCAGGCGAGTCAGAAGCGATATGTTCACGCCTTGCTCCTTGAGCTCACCGCGTATGAACGCTATTCCTTGAACAAACCGGCGTCGATCCGCTTCTTGCGACGGTGGCCGCTCAACGACAACGTGGGGACCGACCTCTTCTCCGACAAGCTCTACATTCCTTGGCGCTGGCATCATGTCGTCGCGCAAACGAACGGCGCGAGCATGGACCTCTACGTCGACGGGGTGAAGAGCCATTCCGCCCCCGTGGAAGGAGGGCCCTCCAATCTGCTTTGCGAGTTGGCCGTAGGGCGGCTCACGTCGGAGCCCTCGGCGCCGAAGGGCAGCCGATCGTTCGTCGGCCGGCTGGACGAACTGGCCGTCTACGATCGGCCGCTGACTTCCCAGGAGATTCGTCTCCATTACGAATTGGCCAAACCCGAACTCCCCGCGGAATGA
- a CDS encoding DUF1559 domain-containing protein codes for MSRNRRGFTLIELLVVIAIIAVLIALLLPAVQAAREAARHAQCVNNLKQLGLALHNYHQAVGAFPMMNSAAYSNVPPNNDNFTTWGVFGAHAFLLPYLEQSPVYNACNFDFGSYPRGSVNSDMTWTNITVWNTKVSSFICPSDGLAGQDNICSYQGNCGTGTDAWVSQNSNGIFCQNKTYGLASVSDGTSNTIAATEALVGAEGTQKYRWYKAGFNSSLTGDPTMMVRDARQNLAGIMAIAAQCQATIKTPSLFSNKGYRWQVGAPGFTMTNIIITPNSSQFTFSTCRWDCNENCGVDFGQLQTPSSNHAGGVNVAFADGSVRFVKDSISQSTWMSLGSRDGGEIVSADSY; via the coding sequence ATGTCACGAAATCGACGCGGTTTTACGTTGATCGAATTGCTCGTGGTCATCGCCATCATCGCGGTCCTCATCGCGCTGTTGCTCCCCGCTGTTCAGGCGGCTCGCGAGGCGGCCCGACACGCACAGTGCGTCAACAACCTGAAACAGCTCGGGCTCGCCCTGCACAACTACCACCAGGCCGTCGGCGCCTTCCCCATGATGAACAGCGCCGCTTACTCGAACGTACCGCCGAACAACGACAATTTCACGACCTGGGGCGTGTTCGGCGCGCACGCGTTTCTGCTGCCCTACCTGGAGCAGTCTCCCGTCTACAACGCCTGCAACTTCGACTTCGGCTCCTATCCTCGGGGATCGGTGAATTCCGACATGACCTGGACCAACATCACGGTTTGGAACACCAAGGTCTCCTCTTTCATCTGCCCTTCGGACGGCCTCGCCGGCCAGGACAACATCTGTAGCTACCAGGGCAATTGCGGCACCGGAACCGACGCCTGGGTATCCCAGAATTCCAACGGGATCTTCTGCCAGAATAAGACCTATGGCCTCGCCAGCGTGAGCGACGGCACCTCCAACACGATTGCCGCAACCGAGGCGTTGGTCGGCGCCGAAGGGACGCAAAAATACCGCTGGTACAAAGCCGGCTTCAATTCCAGCCTGACCGGCGACCCGACCATGATGGTCAGAGACGCCCGCCAGAATCTGGCCGGAATCATGGCGATCGCCGCCCAATGCCAGGCGACGATCAAGACCCCGAGCCTCTTCTCCAACAAAGGGTATCGCTGGCAGGTCGGAGCCCCCGGCTTCACCATGACCAACATCATCATCACTCCCAACTCGTCGCAGTTCACGTTTTCGACTTGCCGCTGGGATTGCAACGAGAACTGCGGCGTTGATTTCGGCCAGCTCCAGACGCCTTCGAGCAACCACGCAGGAGGGGTGAACGTCGCGTTCGCCGACGGTTCGGTCCGGTTCGTGAAAGACAGCATCAGCCAATCGACCTGGATGTCCCTCGGCAGCCGCGACGGCGGGGAGATCGTCTCTGCGGACAGCTACTGA
- a CDS encoding Gfo/Idh/MocA family protein, translating into MGSDAKTPRREFLRRTGAAAAAGMAFPTIVTGRALGGTGTAAASERIRLGFIGVGNQGTNNLKDFLKLKDAEVVAVCDVDKDRLAKAAKLAEQGGRKVAALGDYRRLLDDKTIDAVVVTTPDHWHALATTDACVAGKDVYCEKPLSLTVSEGRTMVDVARDAKRIVQTGSQQRSDDKFRLACELVRSGRLGKIKQVKIHLPKVNFDGPAMPDGSPPPELDYNTWLGPAPDRPYNAKHVHYLFRFFWDYSGGQMTNFGAHHLDIAQWGLGRDDSGPVAIEARATFNKDGWFEVSETSHIVYTYDDGIKILCSQGTDGGPNVLFEGEKGSIAVSRGKISSTPDEILKEPLAKGDVHLYVSKDHHQNWLDCIKSRELPICDVAIGHRSATVCHLGNIAIRTGRKLVWDPAAETIVGDPEAAKMLSRPYRAPWRLPESPSAKAGAPARA; encoded by the coding sequence ATGGGTTCCGACGCGAAGACGCCTCGTCGCGAGTTTCTCCGAAGGACCGGCGCGGCGGCGGCGGCCGGGATGGCCTTTCCGACGATCGTGACCGGCCGGGCGCTCGGCGGGACCGGTACGGCGGCGGCGAGCGAGCGGATTCGGCTCGGGTTCATCGGCGTCGGCAACCAGGGGACGAACAACCTCAAGGACTTCCTGAAGCTTAAGGACGCCGAGGTCGTCGCGGTCTGCGACGTCGACAAGGACCGCCTGGCCAAGGCGGCGAAGCTCGCGGAGCAGGGGGGGCGGAAGGTCGCGGCCCTCGGCGATTACCGCCGGCTGCTCGACGACAAGACGATCGACGCCGTGGTCGTCACCACGCCCGACCACTGGCACGCCCTGGCCACCACCGACGCCTGCGTCGCTGGCAAGGACGTCTATTGCGAGAAGCCGCTGAGCCTGACCGTGTCCGAGGGGAGGACGATGGTCGACGTCGCCCGCGACGCCAAACGGATCGTTCAGACCGGCAGTCAGCAGCGCTCCGACGACAAGTTCCGGCTCGCCTGCGAGTTGGTTCGCTCGGGCCGGCTCGGCAAGATCAAGCAGGTCAAGATCCACCTGCCCAAGGTCAACTTCGACGGTCCGGCCATGCCCGACGGCTCGCCGCCGCCCGAGCTCGACTACAACACCTGGCTCGGCCCCGCGCCCGATCGGCCGTACAACGCCAAGCACGTCCACTACCTGTTCCGGTTCTTCTGGGACTATTCCGGCGGCCAGATGACGAACTTCGGCGCTCACCACCTCGACATCGCCCAGTGGGGACTGGGACGCGACGACAGCGGGCCGGTCGCGATCGAGGCGAGGGCGACGTTCAACAAGGACGGCTGGTTCGAGGTCTCCGAGACTAGCCACATCGTTTACACCTACGACGACGGGATCAAGATCCTCTGCTCGCAGGGGACTGACGGCGGCCCTAACGTCCTGTTCGAGGGCGAGAAGGGCTCGATCGCCGTGTCGCGCGGCAAGATCAGCTCGACGCCCGACGAGATCCTCAAGGAGCCGCTCGCCAAGGGGGACGTCCACCTCTACGTGAGCAAAGACCACCACCAGAACTGGCTCGACTGTATCAAGTCGCGCGAGCTGCCGATCTGCGACGTCGCCATCGGCCACCGCTCGGCGACGGTCTGCCACCTCGGCAACATTGCGATCCGGACCGGCCGGAAGCTCGTCTGGGACCCCGCCGCCGAGACGATCGTCGGCGACCCCGAGGCCGCCAAGATGCTCTCCCGCCCCTACCGCGCCCCCTGGCGCTTGCCCGAGTCGCCCTCCGCCAAGGCGGGCGCCCCGGCCCGCGCGTGA